The following coding sequences are from one Coffea arabica cultivar ET-39 chromosome 11e, Coffea Arabica ET-39 HiFi, whole genome shotgun sequence window:
- the LOC113717870 gene encoding pectinesterase inhibitor-like, with amino-acid sequence MELSWSHRSSYFPLLLFFLAFLGYYSPCGEATQDLIERVCSKSKDPSVCTKALESDPRSHTADLAGLCQISIDLSTTNAKSTQALVTSLGKKATDKISKEIYNTCLENYTNSISVLGDCTNRLQAGDYAGVNIKASAAQTEVDTCDESFKERKLPEPPTLTNACQKVQKLCNIILVTANMLQGN; translated from the coding sequence atggagttaTCTTGGAGCCATAGATCATCATATTTTCCAttgcttttatttttcctaGCATTTCTGGGCTATTATTCTCCATGTGGGGAAGCAACTCAAGATCTAATTGAACGTGTTTGCTCTAAATCAAAAGACCCTTCAGTTTGTACCAAAGCCTTAGAGTCAGACCCACGTTCTCATACTGCAGATCTTGCCGGCCTCTGCCAAATTTCGATTGATTTATCAACAACCAATGCCAAATCAACCCAAGCCCTGGTCACTTCCCTTGGAAAAAAGGCAACTGATAAGATATCAAAAGAGATATACAATACTTGCTTGGAAAACTATACAAACAGCATTTCCGTTCTTGGTGATTGTACCAACCGATTGCAAGCTGGTGATTATGCAGGCGTGAATATCAAAGCATCAGCAGCTCAAACTGAAGTTGATACTTGTGATGAATCTTTCAAGGAACGTAAACTACCTGAACCACCAACGCTTACAAATGCTTGTCAGAAAGTGCAAAAACTTTGTAATATTATTTTGGTTACAGCAAATATGTTGCAAGGAAATTAA